Proteins encoded together in one Impatiens glandulifera chromosome 1, dImpGla2.1, whole genome shotgun sequence window:
- the LOC124921352 gene encoding acanthoscurrin-1-like has translation MGFSILEAIPILQAIHSMSFVDETRRNGVLVGLGCWSDGGLGVGRKGVGFCLGVDFGVGGYGVLVGLGCWSGFGLGVGRKGVGFGLGVGSKGVGYGLGIGFDGGGYGVLVGLGCWSGVGFGVGMGVVRKGVGFGLGVGFGVGDCTSSIALIWCISFRYLAPCVNSSAAAATFLKHDARFCGIGDCSVRLDVMSSPACGSGGSTFC, from the exons ATGGGGTTTTCAATACTGGAGGCAATTCCAATACTCCAAGCCATTCATTCAATGTCATTTGTGGATGAGACGAG GAGGAATGGTGTTCTTGTTGGATTGGGCTGTTGGAGTGATGGTGGTTTGGGTGTTGGGAGAAAGGGTGTTGGCTTTTGCTTGGGTGTTGATTTTGGTGTTGGGGGTTatggtgttcttgttggcttgggATGTTGGAGTGGTTTTGGCTTGGGTGTTGGGAGGAagggtgttggctttggcttgggtGTTGGGAGTAAGGGAGTTGGATATGGCTTGGGTATTGGTTTTGATGGTGGGGGTTatggtgttcttgttggcttgggctgttggagtggtgttggctttggtgttGGCATGGGTGTTGTGAGGAagggtgttggctttggcttgggtGTTGGTTTCGGTGTTGGGG ATTGTACAAGTTCCATTGCGTTaatctggtgcatctcatttagatatttagccccttgtgtCAATTCGTCTGCAGCggccgcaaccttcctcaaacatgatgcaAGATTTTGTGGAATTGGTGATTGCTCAGTAAGATTGGATGTCATGTCATCCCCAGCTTGTGGTAGTGGTGGTTCCACATTTTGTTga